Proteins encoded by one window of Burkholderia plantarii:
- a CDS encoding ABC-F family ATPase, which produces MLSTANITMQFGPKPLFENISVKFGEGNRYGLIGANGCGKSTFMKILGGDLEPSGGNVALEPNVRLGKLRQDQFAYEDVRVLDVVMQGHTEMWAAMTERDAIYANPEATDDDYMHAAELEAKFAEFGGYDAEARAGALLLGIGIDEKYHNGPMSEVAPGWKLRVLLAQALFSKPDVLLLDEPTNNLDINSIRWLEDTLNQYNSTMIIISHDRHFLNSVCTHMADMDFGTLKVWPGNYDDYMLASAQARERQANANARAKERVAELQDFVRRFSANKSKARQATSRAKQIDKIKIEEFKPSSRQNPFIRFEFEKKLHNIAVVADAITKKYDRTIFSNFNLSVQPGERIAIIGENGAGKTTLLRTLRGQIDLDHGTVKWAENASVGYMPQDTYEEFPDDVTLMDWIDDYRKEGDDETAVRGTLGRLLFSADDIKKSVKVLSGGEKGRMIWGKLMLGRHNVLLMDEPTNHMDMESIESLQIALEKFEGTLIFVSHDREFVSGLANRIIEVRTDGTLNDFGGNYEDFLATQEKA; this is translated from the coding sequence GTGCTTTCTACCGCCAACATCACGATGCAATTCGGGCCGAAGCCCCTGTTCGAGAACATCTCGGTCAAGTTCGGGGAGGGCAATCGCTACGGCCTGATCGGCGCGAACGGTTGCGGCAAGTCGACCTTCATGAAGATCCTCGGCGGCGATCTCGAGCCGTCGGGCGGCAACGTGGCGCTCGAGCCGAACGTGCGTCTGGGCAAGCTGCGCCAGGACCAGTTCGCCTACGAGGACGTGCGCGTGCTCGACGTGGTGATGCAGGGCCACACCGAGATGTGGGCCGCGATGACCGAGCGCGACGCGATCTACGCGAACCCGGAAGCGACCGACGACGACTACATGCACGCGGCCGAACTGGAGGCGAAGTTCGCCGAGTTCGGCGGCTATGACGCGGAGGCGCGCGCGGGCGCGCTGCTGCTCGGCATCGGCATCGACGAGAAGTACCACAACGGCCCGATGAGCGAGGTCGCGCCGGGCTGGAAGCTGCGCGTGCTGCTCGCGCAGGCGCTGTTCTCGAAGCCGGACGTGCTGCTGCTCGACGAACCGACCAACAACCTCGACATCAACTCGATCCGCTGGCTGGAAGACACGCTGAACCAGTACAACTCGACGATGATCATCATCTCGCACGATCGTCACTTCCTGAATTCGGTCTGCACCCACATGGCCGACATGGACTTCGGCACGCTGAAGGTCTGGCCGGGCAACTACGACGACTACATGCTGGCCTCGGCGCAGGCGCGCGAGCGTCAGGCCAACGCGAACGCGCGTGCCAAGGAGCGCGTGGCCGAACTGCAGGACTTCGTGCGCCGCTTCTCGGCGAACAAGTCGAAGGCGCGCCAGGCCACCAGCCGCGCCAAGCAGATCGACAAGATCAAGATCGAGGAATTCAAGCCGTCGTCGCGGCAGAACCCGTTCATCCGCTTCGAGTTCGAGAAGAAGCTGCACAACATCGCGGTGGTGGCCGACGCCATCACCAAGAAGTACGACCGCACGATCTTCAGCAACTTCAACCTGTCGGTGCAGCCGGGCGAGCGCATCGCGATCATCGGCGAGAACGGCGCGGGCAAGACCACGCTGCTGCGCACGCTGCGCGGCCAGATCGATCTCGATCACGGCACCGTGAAGTGGGCCGAGAACGCGAGCGTCGGCTACATGCCGCAGGACACCTATGAAGAGTTTCCCGACGACGTCACGCTGATGGACTGGATCGACGACTACCGCAAGGAAGGCGACGACGAGACGGCCGTGCGCGGCACGCTCGGCCGCCTGCTGTTCTCGGCGGACGACATCAAGAAGTCGGTGAAGGTGCTGTCGGGCGGCGAGAAGGGCCGCATGATCTGGGGCAAGCTGATGCTCGGCCGCCACAACGTGCTGCTGATGGACGAGCCGACCAACCACATGGACATGGAGTCGATCGAGTCGCTGCAGATCGCGCTCGAGAAGTTCGAAGGCACGCTGATCTTCGTCTCGCACGACCGCGAGTTCGTCAGCGGCCTGGCCAATCGCATCATCGAGGTGCGCACCGACGGCACGCTCAACGACTTCGGCGGTAATTACGAGGACTTCCTGGCGACGCAGGAAAAGGCGTAA
- a CDS encoding AsmA family protein — MTLPRVIGKTAAWIIGILVVLIVALVVFIITFDWNRARPWINQRVSAEIGRPFAIRGDLKVGWHRPQDETGWRSWVPWPSFTANDIAIGNPDWTKSPQFATLDSAHFELAVLPLLAHRVVIPSIDIVNPALDVERLADGRNNWTFQFKQSGEPSTWKVELHDFGFAKGTVTYRDAITKADLNVAIDTLGQPIPLGEVMKQQEATSRAASVQRVGKAGATQLANKVEAASAASAASAASAAQAGASAAGGASGAPAAAVPATSGAGATAGSGASAGSAGGASSASGTAASAPPPPTYAFGLVVHGRYKNVPIDGTGKIGGVLALRDTSRPFPLQADVKAGDTRLAIVGTLTDPMQLAAIDLRLWLQGSSMSHLYALTGVTLPDTPPYATDGHLVGQFRRNASTFRYENFDGRVGGSDLHGTLVYAQGSPRPKLSGELVSNLLRFSDLGPVVGADSNASKRARGDTTKQPADRVLPVETFRTDRWKALDADVKFTGRRLIKDKALPISDLYTHIVMQDGVLSLMPLRFGVAGGTLSTDARLDGSAVPLKGRFSVAARHLKLKQLFPTAQVMQSALGEINGDATLSATGNSPAALAATSTGELKALATDGAISRLLMEAAGLNVANVVYEKLFGNRDVKINCAAVDFVATDGILNSKLFALDTDDAVIRVDGNVDLRNEGMDLGIHPQTKGFRVFSLRSPLYVKGTFKNPKVGVNVGALALRAGAAVGLGIINPFAALIPLIAPSHNRDVPCSELFSQLKASPQAKAAADAAKRK, encoded by the coding sequence ATGACGCTTCCACGAGTCATCGGCAAAACGGCGGCCTGGATCATCGGCATTCTCGTGGTGCTGATCGTCGCGCTCGTCGTCTTCATCATCACTTTCGACTGGAACCGCGCGCGCCCCTGGATCAACCAGCGCGTGAGTGCCGAGATCGGCCGGCCGTTCGCGATCCGCGGCGACCTGAAGGTCGGCTGGCACCGTCCCCAGGATGAAACCGGCTGGCGTTCATGGGTGCCCTGGCCGAGCTTCACCGCCAATGACATCGCGATCGGCAATCCCGACTGGACGAAGTCCCCGCAATTCGCGACGCTCGACTCCGCCCACTTCGAGCTGGCCGTGCTGCCGCTGCTCGCGCATCGCGTCGTGATTCCCTCGATCGACATCGTCAATCCCGCGCTCGACGTCGAGCGGCTGGCCGACGGCCGCAACAACTGGACGTTCCAGTTCAAGCAGTCCGGCGAGCCGTCCACCTGGAAGGTCGAGCTGCACGACTTCGGCTTCGCGAAGGGCACCGTCACCTATCGCGACGCGATCACCAAGGCCGACCTGAACGTCGCGATCGACACGCTCGGCCAGCCGATCCCGCTCGGCGAGGTGATGAAGCAGCAGGAGGCGACTTCGCGCGCGGCGTCGGTGCAGCGCGTCGGCAAGGCCGGCGCGACGCAGCTGGCGAACAAGGTGGAGGCGGCTTCCGCGGCTTCCGCGGCGTCGGCCGCCTCGGCGGCGCAGGCCGGCGCCTCGGCGGCCGGCGGCGCGTCCGGCGCCCCGGCGGCGGCCGTGCCGGCCACGAGCGGGGCGGGCGCGACGGCCGGGTCCGGCGCTTCGGCGGGCAGTGCCGGCGGTGCAAGCAGTGCCAGCGGCACGGCCGCGTCGGCACCGCCGCCGCCCACCTACGCGTTCGGCCTCGTGGTCCACGGTCGCTACAAGAACGTGCCGATCGACGGCACCGGCAAGATCGGCGGCGTGCTCGCGCTGCGCGACACGAGCCGGCCGTTCCCGCTGCAGGCCGACGTGAAGGCCGGCGACACGCGCCTGGCGATCGTCGGCACGCTGACCGATCCGATGCAGCTCGCGGCGATCGACCTGCGGCTCTGGCTGCAGGGCTCGAGCATGTCGCATCTCTACGCGCTGACCGGCGTGACGCTGCCCGATACGCCGCCCTATGCGACCGACGGCCATCTGGTCGGCCAGTTCCGTCGCAACGCCAGCACGTTCCGCTACGAGAACTTCGACGGCCGCGTCGGCGGCAGCGACCTGCACGGCACGCTGGTCTACGCGCAGGGCTCGCCGCGGCCGAAGCTGTCGGGCGAACTCGTATCGAACCTGCTGCGCTTCTCCGACCTCGGGCCGGTGGTGGGCGCCGACAGCAACGCGAGCAAGCGCGCGCGCGGCGACACCACCAAACAGCCGGCCGACCGCGTGCTGCCGGTCGAGACGTTCCGCACCGACCGCTGGAAGGCGCTCGACGCGGACGTGAAGTTCACCGGTCGCCGGCTGATCAAGGACAAGGCGCTGCCGATCTCGGACCTCTACACGCACATCGTGATGCAGGACGGCGTCCTGTCGCTGATGCCGCTGCGCTTCGGCGTGGCGGGCGGCACGCTGTCCACCGACGCGCGCCTCGACGGCAGCGCCGTGCCGCTCAAGGGGCGCTTCTCGGTGGCCGCGCGCCACCTGAAGCTCAAGCAGCTGTTCCCGACGGCGCAGGTGATGCAGTCGGCGCTCGGCGAGATCAACGGCGACGCGACGCTCTCGGCCACCGGCAATTCGCCGGCCGCGCTGGCCGCCACCTCGACGGGCGAGTTGAAGGCGCTCGCCACCGACGGCGCGATCAGCCGGCTGCTGATGGAGGCGGCCGGGCTCAACGTCGCGAACGTGGTCTACGAGAAGCTGTTCGGCAACCGCGACGTGAAGATCAACTGCGCGGCCGTCGATTTCGTCGCCACCGACGGGATCCTGAACTCGAAGCTGTTCGCGCTCGACACCGACGACGCCGTGATCCGCGTGGACGGCAACGTCGACCTGCGCAACGAGGGCATGGATCTGGGCATCCATCCGCAGACCAAGGGCTTCCGCGTGTTCTCGCTGCGCTCGCCGCTCTACGTGAAGGGCACCTTCAAGAACCCGAAGGTGGGCGTCAACGTCGGCGCGCTCGCGCTGCGGGCCGGCGCGGCGGTGGGCCTCGGCATCATCAACCCGTTCGCGGCGCTGATTCCGCTGATCGCGCCGAGCCACAATCGCGACGTGCCGTGCTCGGAGCTGTTCTCGCAGCTGAAGGCATCGCCGCAGGCGAAGGCCGCCGCGGACGCGGCGAAAAGGAAGTAG
- a CDS encoding ABC transporter ATP-binding protein, which yields MTAAGLIEARGLTRRDPVSRRVLVAPTDFSVMPGMRIAVTGPSGSGKSVFLRALALLDPLDGGTLHWRGAVVARASITRYRRSVAYLRQRPATADGTVEDILRYPYSLAVYRDLRFDHERAVELARQAGRADGFLDQEASELSGGEAQIAALLRVLLLDPEVLLLDEPTSALDPESARAIEALVQAWFAAAPEARAFLWVSHDPAQAARIATRRVTMHAGVLGETDAEAEADVDTGAAASSREAGTDDERHGGVAR from the coding sequence ATGACAGCAGCCGGCCTGATCGAAGCCCGCGGCCTGACCCGCCGCGACCCAGTCTCCAGGCGGGTGCTGGTGGCGCCGACCGATTTCAGCGTGATGCCGGGCATGCGCATTGCTGTCACCGGTCCATCCGGTTCGGGCAAGAGCGTGTTCCTGCGCGCGCTGGCGCTGCTCGATCCGCTCGACGGCGGCACGCTGCACTGGCGCGGCGCGGTCGTTGCGCGCGCATCGATCACGCGCTACCGGCGCAGCGTCGCCTATCTGCGGCAGCGGCCGGCCACCGCCGACGGCACCGTCGAGGACATCCTGCGCTACCCGTATTCGCTGGCCGTGTACCGCGACCTGCGCTTCGATCACGAGCGCGCCGTCGAGCTCGCGCGGCAGGCGGGCCGCGCCGACGGTTTCCTCGACCAGGAGGCGAGCGAGCTGTCGGGCGGCGAGGCGCAGATCGCCGCCCTGCTGCGCGTGCTGCTGCTCGATCCCGAGGTGCTGCTGCTCGACGAGCCCACCTCGGCGCTCGATCCCGAATCGGCGCGCGCCATCGAGGCGCTGGTCCAGGCTTGGTTCGCCGCGGCGCCCGAGGCACGCGCGTTCCTGTGGGTCTCGCACGATCCCGCGCAGGCGGCACGGATCGCGACGCGTCGCGTGACGATGCACGCCGGCGTGCTCGGCGAAACGGATGCCGAAGCCGAGGCCGATGTCGATACCGGCGCGGCGGCTTCGTCGCGCGAGGCGGGCACCGATGACGAGCGCCACGGCGGGGTGGCCCGATGA
- a CDS encoding ABC transporter permease, translating into MSPVLQDLSLGDVALAAALVAVNGALSFALSLGLGRQLAIAAARTVVQLLAIGYLLGWVFGHPRWYVVLPLMAVMTLVAGFAGAARGERGYRGQRIDSIASIWIGSWAVGALGLFVVIGIHPWYEPQYTIPILGMILGNALTGVGLGVERMTGELTARRDRVEAALALGATRWEAAQDAARQAVRAGMMPTLNQMAVVGVVSLPGMMTGQVLAGQPPLQAVRYQIVIMFLIAAAAALATVGAVLLTYRRLFSAEHRFIAARLVERKRRKKAA; encoded by the coding sequence ATGAGCCCGGTACTGCAGGACCTGAGCCTCGGCGACGTCGCGCTCGCGGCCGCGCTGGTGGCCGTCAACGGCGCGCTGTCGTTCGCGCTCTCGCTCGGCCTCGGCCGCCAGCTCGCCATCGCGGCGGCGCGCACCGTGGTGCAGTTGCTCGCGATCGGCTACCTGCTCGGCTGGGTGTTCGGGCATCCGCGCTGGTACGTGGTGCTGCCGCTGATGGCCGTGATGACGCTGGTGGCGGGCTTCGCCGGCGCCGCGCGCGGCGAGCGCGGCTATCGCGGGCAGCGCATCGACAGCATCGCGTCGATCTGGATCGGCTCGTGGGCGGTAGGCGCGCTCGGGCTGTTCGTCGTGATCGGCATCCATCCCTGGTACGAACCGCAATACACGATCCCGATCCTCGGCATGATCCTCGGCAACGCGCTGACGGGCGTCGGCCTCGGCGTCGAGCGCATGACGGGCGAGCTGACCGCGCGCCGCGACCGCGTGGAAGCCGCGCTCGCGCTCGGCGCGACGCGCTGGGAGGCGGCGCAGGACGCCGCGCGCCAGGCGGTGCGCGCCGGCATGATGCCGACGCTGAACCAGATGGCCGTGGTCGGGGTGGTCAGCCTGCCGGGCATGATGACGGGCCAGGTCCTGGCCGGCCAGCCGCCGCTGCAGGCCGTGCGCTATCAGATCGTGATCATGTTCCTGATCGCGGCGGCGGCGGCGCTCGCCACCGTCGGCGCGGTGCTACTGACCTACCGCCGGCTGTTCTCGGCCGAGCACCGCTTCATCGCCGCGCGGCTCGTCGAGCGCAAGCGGCGAAAAAAGGCGGCCTGA
- a CDS encoding DUF6013 family protein — MSLRNPSVAVCLAALAAALAGASPALAAPPIKASASGGNDGQLQYTVKVDSKRYGASQETRKIRSGETDDFNWKSVPPSGAVAMPDGCPGADSVPRDANGAMVRQTQVRLAPSVDAKGVATVQVSFQASAPDGTAPVAAGGRTLQCPKAVTVSEVRRVSIPTRGGTKTLALRDGTHVTISIQP; from the coding sequence ATGAGCCTGCGCAATCCGTCCGTCGCCGTCTGCCTAGCCGCGCTCGCGGCGGCCCTGGCCGGCGCCAGCCCCGCGCTCGCGGCGCCGCCGATCAAGGCCAGCGCCAGCGGCGGCAACGACGGCCAGCTCCAGTACACGGTGAAGGTCGATTCGAAACGCTACGGCGCCTCGCAGGAAACCCGCAAGATCCGCTCGGGAGAGACCGACGACTTCAATTGGAAGTCGGTGCCGCCCTCGGGCGCGGTGGCGATGCCGGACGGCTGCCCCGGTGCCGATTCGGTGCCGCGCGACGCGAACGGCGCGATGGTGCGCCAGACCCAGGTGCGTCTCGCGCCGTCGGTCGACGCGAAGGGCGTGGCGACGGTGCAGGTCAGCTTCCAGGCCAGCGCGCCCGACGGCACCGCGCCGGTCGCGGCGGGCGGCAGGACGCTGCAGTGCCCGAAGGCGGTGACCGTCAGCGAGGTGCGGCGCGTGTCGATCCCGACCAGGGGCGGCACGAAGACGCTCGCGCTGCGCGACGGCACGCACGTCACGATCTCGATCCAGCCCTGA
- a CDS encoding zinc-binding alcohol dehydrogenase family protein, translated as MKAVGLTRYLPIDHPESLLDVELPTPVPTGRDLLVKVEAISVNPVDTKVRAPKDKVEDSPRVLGWDAAGTVAAVGPEVTLFRVGDPVYYAGSITRPGANSEFHLVDERIAALKPASLDFAAAAALPLTAITAWEALFDRLKVSPQGRDAGKSVLVIGGAGGVGSIGIQLAKQLGQLQVIATASRPESAQWVRELGADHVVDHFGDLPTQVRAAGFESVDYVLVFNDTDRHFPAAAEIVKPQGAICTIVENARPVPVEQLKAKSAAFHWEFMFTRSMFGTPDMIEQHKLLTEVARLVDAGTLRGTVGQNLGAINAANLREAHRLLEGGRAIGKLVLSGF; from the coding sequence ATGAAAGCCGTCGGACTGACCCGCTATCTGCCGATCGACCATCCCGAGTCGCTGCTCGACGTCGAGCTGCCGACACCCGTGCCCACCGGCCGCGACCTGCTGGTCAAGGTCGAGGCGATCTCGGTGAACCCGGTCGACACCAAGGTGCGCGCGCCGAAGGACAAGGTCGAGGACAGCCCGCGCGTGCTGGGCTGGGACGCGGCCGGCACGGTGGCCGCGGTCGGCCCGGAGGTGACGCTGTTTCGCGTCGGCGATCCGGTCTACTACGCCGGCAGCATCACGCGCCCCGGCGCCAACAGCGAGTTCCATCTGGTGGACGAGCGGATCGCGGCGCTCAAGCCCGCGTCGCTCGATTTCGCGGCCGCGGCGGCGCTGCCGCTGACGGCGATCACCGCCTGGGAGGCGCTGTTCGACCGGCTCAAGGTGTCGCCGCAAGGGCGCGACGCGGGCAAGTCGGTGCTCGTGATCGGCGGCGCGGGCGGGGTCGGCTCGATCGGCATCCAGCTCGCGAAGCAGCTCGGGCAACTGCAGGTGATCGCCACCGCGTCGCGCCCGGAATCGGCGCAATGGGTGCGCGAGCTCGGCGCCGACCACGTGGTCGACCACTTCGGCGACCTACCCACGCAGGTCCGCGCCGCCGGCTTCGAATCGGTCGACTACGTGCTGGTTTTCAACGACACCGATCGCCACTTCCCGGCTGCGGCCGAGATCGTCAAGCCGCAGGGCGCGATCTGCACGATCGTCGAGAACGCGCGGCCGGTGCCCGTCGAGCAGTTGAAGGCGAAGAGCGCCGCGTTCCACTGGGAGTTCATGTTCACGCGCTCGATGTTCGGCACGCCGGACATGATCGAGCAGCACAAGCTGCTGACCGAGGTGGCGCGGCTGGTGGATGCCGGCACGCTGCGCGGCACGGTCGGCCAGAACCTCGGCGCAATCAACGCGGCGAACCTGCGCGAGGCGCATCGCCTGCTCGAAGGCGGGCGCGCGATCGGCAAGCTGGTGCTGAGCGGGTTCTGA
- a CDS encoding LysR family transcriptional regulator, whose product MTSRPLPDAAPGTSAAPLPALPASPDKPLDLLDVALFVRAALLANVSAAGREFGVSATVASARLAQLERQLGARLLHRTTRRVTPTQDGELFLLRAQTLLEAADAARAAVGHARREPHGRLRVSMSSSFGRQHVAPVIPAFLRRYPQVSIDLRLSDEIVDLVDDGIDVAIRIGALRDSSLVARRLAVNRRVVCASPAYLAEHGTPRHPADLARHECVILGEQRDWAFETPAGPLTVRVGGRLVASNGEAIREALMDGFGIAIKSTWDVGPNLRDGSLVPVLADYPLAEPSAIWAVYPSRAFVPLKLHAFIDFIAAHLGDPPYWDRLDEHACAPAAGRRADPGKA is encoded by the coding sequence ATGACCTCGCGCCCGCTCCCGGATGCCGCTCCGGGCACCTCAGCTGCTCCGCTCCCCGCTCTCCCCGCCTCGCCCGACAAGCCGCTCGACCTGCTCGACGTCGCGCTGTTCGTGCGCGCCGCGCTGCTCGCGAACGTCTCGGCGGCCGGGCGCGAATTCGGCGTCTCGGCCACGGTCGCGAGCGCGCGGCTCGCGCAGCTCGAGCGCCAGCTCGGCGCGCGGCTGCTGCACCGCACGACGCGGCGCGTGACGCCGACCCAGGACGGCGAGCTGTTCCTGCTCCGCGCGCAGACGCTGCTCGAGGCGGCCGACGCGGCGCGCGCGGCGGTCGGGCATGCGCGCCGCGAGCCGCACGGGCGGCTGCGCGTGTCGATGTCGTCGTCGTTCGGACGGCAGCACGTCGCGCCCGTGATTCCCGCGTTCCTGCGCCGCTACCCGCAGGTGTCGATCGACCTGCGGCTGTCCGACGAGATCGTCGACCTCGTCGACGACGGCATCGACGTCGCGATCCGGATCGGCGCGCTGCGCGACTCGTCGCTGGTGGCGCGCCGGCTCGCCGTGAACCGGCGCGTGGTATGCGCCTCGCCCGCCTATCTGGCCGAGCACGGCACGCCGCGCCATCCGGCCGATCTCGCGCGCCACGAGTGCGTGATCCTCGGCGAGCAGCGCGACTGGGCCTTCGAGACGCCGGCCGGACCGCTCACGGTGCGCGTCGGCGGCCGGCTGGTGGCCAGCAACGGCGAGGCGATCCGCGAGGCGCTGATGGACGGTTTCGGCATCGCGATCAAGTCCACCTGGGACGTCGGGCCGAACCTGCGCGACGGCTCGCTGGTGCCGGTGCTGGCCGACTATCCGCTCGCCGAGCCGTCGGCGATCTGGGCCGTCTATCCGAGCCGCGCGTTCGTGCCGCTGAAGCTGCACGCGTTCATCGATTTCATCGCCGCGCATCTGGGCGACCCGCCCTATTGGGATCGCTTGGACGAGCACGCTTGCGCGCCGGCCGCCGGCCGCCGCGCCGATCCGGGCAAAGCCTGA
- the serB gene encoding phosphoserine phosphatase SerB, with product MTTNLVIQSPAPLSSTHHKTLLALARGTRLAPVDAHAIRIENAQPAQRPDISVYCGVHGLDAAFVEAGRRLGDFGLLAMDMDSTLITIECIDEIADFCGRKAEVAAITEASMRGEIKDFNESLTRRVALLAGLDASALEAVYAERLRLSPGAEAMLAGARAAGLKTLLVSGGFTFFTERLRERLGLDFTNANRLEIVDGKLTGKVTGEIVDADVKARTLRETCTTLGIEPACAIAMGDGSNDLKMMAAAGFSVAFRAKPVVRDAASVAFDHVGLDGLLRLF from the coding sequence ATGACCACGAATCTCGTCATCCAGAGCCCCGCGCCGCTGTCCTCCACCCACCACAAAACGCTGCTGGCGCTCGCGCGCGGCACCCGCCTCGCCCCGGTCGACGCGCACGCGATCCGCATCGAGAACGCGCAGCCCGCGCAGCGGCCCGACATTTCCGTGTATTGCGGCGTACACGGGCTCGACGCGGCGTTCGTCGAGGCCGGCCGCCGGCTCGGCGATTTCGGCCTGCTCGCGATGGACATGGATTCGACGCTGATCACGATCGAGTGCATCGACGAGATCGCCGATTTCTGCGGACGCAAGGCCGAGGTGGCCGCCATCACCGAAGCCTCGATGCGCGGCGAGATCAAGGATTTCAACGAGAGCCTGACGCGCCGCGTCGCGCTGCTGGCCGGGCTCGACGCGAGCGCGCTCGAAGCCGTCTACGCCGAGCGGCTGCGCCTGTCGCCGGGCGCCGAGGCGATGCTGGCCGGCGCGCGGGCCGCGGGGCTGAAGACGCTGCTGGTGTCGGGCGGCTTCACGTTCTTCACGGAGCGGCTGCGCGAGCGTCTCGGCCTCGACTTCACCAACGCGAACCGGCTCGAGATCGTCGACGGCAAGCTGACCGGCAAGGTGACCGGCGAGATCGTCGATGCCGACGTGAAGGCGCGCACGCTGCGCGAGACCTGCACGACGCTCGGCATCGAGCCGGCCTGCGCGATCGCGATGGGCGACGGCTCGAACGACCTGAAGATGATGGCCGCGGCCGGCTTCTCGGTCGCGTTCCGGGCCAAGCCGGTGGTGCGCGATGCCGCCAGCGTCGCGTTCGACCACGTCGGGCTCGACGGCCTGCTGCGGCTGTTCTGA
- a CDS encoding cystathionine beta-lyase, translating into MTDTTPKRALQTRIVQPQAELPPGFASFVTPVTRASTIVFPDLATMRSLDWREDDRWRYGLHATPTSLELARQIAVIEGGAHALLQPSGLAAIMNVYFGFVKTGDDVLVPHNAYNPNADLGNWLARDYGISVRFYDPLVGAGIAELIRPETKLLWLEAPGSVTMEVPDIAAITAVARARGVVTAIDNTYSAGLAFQPFEHGVDISVQALTKYQSGGSDVLMGATITAERALHEKLKLARMRIGIGVSADDCALVLRGLPSMRARFEAHSRSALGLAKWLKARPEIAAVLHPQLPDCPGHAAFVRDFTGAGGLFSVVFDARYRPEQIDRFVEALELFAIGWSWGGARSLAMPYDVPSMRPNWSHRGTLVRFYVGLEEEADLRADIERALGGALA; encoded by the coding sequence ATGACCGACACCACCCCGAAGCGCGCGCTCCAGACCCGCATCGTCCAGCCCCAAGCCGAACTGCCGCCCGGCTTCGCGTCGTTCGTCACGCCGGTCACGCGCGCGTCGACCATCGTGTTCCCCGATCTCGCGACGATGCGCTCGCTCGACTGGCGCGAGGACGACCGCTGGCGCTACGGCCTGCACGCCACGCCGACCTCGCTCGAACTCGCGCGCCAGATCGCCGTGATCGAGGGCGGCGCGCATGCGCTGCTGCAGCCCTCGGGCCTCGCGGCGATCATGAACGTCTACTTCGGCTTCGTGAAGACGGGCGACGACGTGCTGGTCCCGCACAACGCCTACAACCCGAACGCCGACCTCGGCAACTGGCTCGCGCGCGACTACGGCATCTCGGTGCGCTTCTACGATCCGCTGGTCGGCGCCGGCATCGCCGAGCTGATCCGCCCCGAAACGAAGCTGCTGTGGCTGGAGGCGCCCGGCTCGGTCACCATGGAAGTGCCCGACATCGCCGCGATCACGGCCGTGGCGCGCGCGCGCGGCGTGGTCACCGCGATCGACAACACCTACTCGGCGGGCCTCGCGTTCCAGCCGTTCGAGCACGGGGTCGACATCTCGGTGCAGGCGCTCACGAAATACCAGTCGGGCGGCAGCGACGTGCTGATGGGCGCGACCATCACGGCCGAGCGCGCCCTGCACGAGAAGCTCAAGCTCGCGCGGATGCGCATCGGCATCGGCGTGTCGGCCGACGATTGCGCGCTCGTGCTGCGCGGCCTGCCGAGCATGCGCGCGCGCTTCGAGGCGCACAGCCGCTCGGCGCTCGGCCTCGCGAAGTGGCTGAAGGCGCGGCCCGAGATCGCGGCGGTGCTGCATCCGCAACTGCCCGACTGCCCCGGGCACGCGGCGTTCGTGCGCGACTTCACGGGCGCGGGCGGGCTGTTCTCGGTGGTGTTCGACGCGCGTTACCGGCCCGAACAGATCGACCGTTTCGTCGAGGCGCTCGAGCTGTTCGCGATCGGCTGGAGCTGGGGCGGCGCGCGCAGTCTGGCGATGCCGTACGACGTGCCGTCGATGCGGCCGAACTGGTCGCATCGCGGCACGCTGGTGCGCTTCTACGTCGGACTGGAGGAAGAGGCGGACCTGCGCGCCGATATCGAGCGCGCGCTCGGCGGCGCGCTCGCTTGA